Proteins encoded in a region of the Tribolium castaneum strain GA2 chromosome 7, icTriCast1.1, whole genome shotgun sequence genome:
- the LOC661667 gene encoding small ribosomal subunit protein uS15: MGRMHAPGKGIAQSALPYRRSVPTWLKVTPDEVKDYIFKLGKKGLTPSQIGVTLRDSHGVAQVRFVTGNKILRIMKAMGLAPDLPEDLYYLIKKAVAIRKHLERNRKDKDSKFRLILVESRIHRLARYYKTKNVLAPNWKYESSTASALVA, from the exons ATGGGTCGTATGCACGCACCTGG CAAAGGTATCGCCCAATCGGCGTTACCTTACCGTCGCAGTGTGCCCACGTGGCTCAAAGTGACCCCCGATGAGGTCAAAGACTACATTTTCAAGTTGGGTAAAAAAGGCCTAACTCCCTCACAAATCGGCGTGACCTTGAGGGATTCCCATGGCGTGGCTCAGGTCAGATTTGTGACTGGTAATAAAATTCTGCGCATTATGAAAGCAATGGGGCTTGCGCCTGATTTACCCGAAGACTTGTactacttgattaaaaaagcCGTAGCGATCAGGAAACACTTGGAGAGAAATCGCAAGGATAAAGACAGCAAGTTTCGCCTGATTTTGGTCGAGTCGAGGATTCACAGATTGGCCAGATattacaaaactaaaaatgttttggCCCCCAATTGGAAGTATGAGTCTAGCACCGCTTCGGCGCTTGTGGCTTAA
- the fwd gene encoding phosphatidylinositol 4-kinase beta isoform X3: MGILLPPVAQITSSTSPHLTLHHRNRSLDSALQRIPEVDVTPSPECEPTVVVVVPPIVDPKTTRDELASLGSDDSGILCGSDSGSSDTSTTTRESSVDETKAECCITPTTTLSQSNETSKGFGMLRLLESKVFDVSMAMHYLFKSKEPGVQSYIANKMFSFDDGEVDFYLPQLVCMYIQMHDVAEVIHPYLIHRCRKSIDFSLKCAWLLDAYSSDASVPSKKKPLGIKLRNLILSDELRPKDHKTPIMVSTTFSTLHSTTTKKSHQRSQSDASALGTRRPSTTDKRLCMGDLTSGRAFDNGCTCFDSCRGVVNDLRGKKTECTCSAPRLAPELEFMKALISIGKLLSSIPTKEAKTTRLVAELTTLNLNLPARVWLPLATTPHHIVRIPPQVGAVLNSKDKAPYIIYVEVVEVDDLHTSIVTPKIWPTLRHTKSEENLGDTTSLSAFSMCGGLCDDTDPDWSQEDDEISQQVIFGLQHEASECLKLYIFFQYTQLKRIADRDTLSQMSQESSDSREPPMWIAAGEIRRRLSDSIHEEKNKQFTHDPQDPSAAVLKEPWHDKERRIRECSPYGHLTSWTLLSVIVKCGDDLRQELMASQLLQMFQKIWEMEHVPLWVHPYRILCLSNDSGLIEPILNTVSLHQIKKHRQLSLLEYFINEYGPITCEEFLTAQKNFVQSCAAYCLFCYLIQVKDRHNGNILLKSDGHLIHIDFGFILSMSPKNLGFETSPFKLTAEFVEVMGGDQSDMFEYFKILILQGLVAARKHMDMIVPLVEIMRSGSQLPCFKSGAATVQNLKNRFHMSMTEEQLQLEVNRMVEVSIHSLSTKLYDGFQYFTNGIL, encoded by the exons ATGGGTATTTTGCTCCCTCCTGTCGCCCAGATAACGTCTTCCACCTCCCCCCACCTCACCCTTCACCATCGCAATCGCAGTCTTGATTCGGCCCTTCAGCGTATTCCCGAAGTGGACGTTACACCAAGTCCCGAATGTGAACCGACTGTTGTTGTAGTTGTACCACCGATAGTCGACCCCAAAACAACACGTGATGAACTTGCCAGTTTGGGGTCGGATGATTCGGGTATATTGTGTGGAAGTGATTCGGGTTCAAGCGATACAAGTACAACAACGCGTGAATCAAGCGTTGACGAGACGAAAGCCGAGTGTTGTATAACACCAACAACAACACTATCACAATCCAATGAAACGAGTAAAGGATTTGGAATGTTGAGATTATTGGAGAGTAAAGTGTTTGATGTGTCAATGGCAATGCATTATCTGTTTAAAAGTAAAGAACCAGGTGTGCAAAGTTATATAGCGAATAAGATGTTTAGTTTTGATGATGGAGAAGTGGATTTTTATTTGCCACAattggtttgtatgtatataCAAATGCACGACGTGGCTGAAGTTATACATCCGTATCTTATACATAG GTGTAGAAAATCGATCGACTTTTCGCTAAAATGTGCCTGGCTTTTGGACGCCTATAGTTCTGATGCTTCAGTACCATCGAAAAAGAAACCACTCGGCATCAAACTTCGTAATCTTATACTTTCCGACGAACTTCGACCCAAAGACCATAAAACACCCATCATGGTCTCTACCACCTTTAGCACTCTACATTCAACAACTACGAAAAAATCACATCAACGTTCACAAAGCGACGCTTCAGCCCTTGGTACACGACGCCCTTCAACCACCGACAAACGCCTCTGTATGGGCGACCTCACCTCCGGTCGTGCCTTTGACAACGGATGCACATGTTTCGACAGTTGCAGAGGCGTCGTCAATGACCTACGAGGCAAAAAGACTGAATGCACGTGCTCG GCTCCTAGACTCGCCCCCGAGCTTGAATTTATGAAAGCGCTGATTTCAATCGGTAAATTACTGTCTTCTATACCGACCAAGGAAGCAAAAACTACAAGATTAGTAGCGGAATTAACGACacttaatttgaatttgccgGCTCGTGTTTGGTTACCCCTAGCAACGACCCCACATCACATTGTTAGGATACCGCCACAAGTTGGCGCCGTCTTAAATTCCAAAGATAAGGCACCTTATATTATCTATGTCGAAGTGGTGGAAGTTGATGATTTGCATACGTCAATTGTTACACCAAAAATATGGCCAACGTTACGTCACACAAAATCTGAGGAAAATTTAGGTGATACGACCTCATTATCGGCGTTTAGTATGTGTGGGGGTTTGTGTGATGATACTGACCCCGATTGGAGTCAGGAGGATGATGAAATATCGCAACAGGTAATTTTTGGTTTACAGCACGAGGCAAGTGAGTGCCTCaaactatatattttttttcagtatacGCAATTGAAACGTATAGCTGATCGCGATACGTTGTCGCAAATGTCACAAGAATCGAGTGATTCGAGGGAACCCCCGATGTGGATAGCAGCCGGGGAAATACGCAGACGTTTGTCTGATTCAATTCAtgaggaaaaaaataaacagttcACCCATGATCCTCAGGATCCTTCTGCCGCAGTGCTGAAGGAACCATGGCATGATAAGGAGAGACGTATTCGTGAATGTAGCCCATATGGGCATTTGACATCATGGACGCTACTGTCAGTGATAGTGAAATGTGGCGATGATTTGCGTCAGGAATTAATGGCATCGCAACTTTTACAAATGTTCCAGAAAATATGGGAGATGGAACATGTACCATTATGGGTGCACCCATATCGCATACTTTGTCTATCAAATGATAGTGGGTTGATTGAACCCATTTTGAATACTGTCTCACTCcatcaaatcaaaaaacatcGACAATTGTCACTGTTGGAGTACTTTATCAATGAGTATGGACCAATAACGTGTGAGGAATTTTTGACAGCTCAGAAAAATTTCGTACAAAGTTGTGCCGCCTATTGTCTCTTTTGTTATTTGATACAAGTGAAAGATCGACATaatggaaatattttgttgaaaagtGATGGTCATTTAATTCATATCGATTTCGGTTTTATACTGAGTATGTCACCGAAAAATTTAGGATTCGAAACGTCGCCGTTTAAATTAACGGCTGAGTTTGTTGAAGTCATGGGTGGTGATCAGTCGGATATGTTTGAgtattttaagattttaattttgcaaggATTGGTCGCTGCAAGGAAACATATGGATATGATTGTTCCATTGGTCGAGATTATGAGATCAG GTTCGCAATTGCCGTGTTTTAAATCGGGCGCAGCGACTGTCCAGAATTTGAAGAACCGTTTCCACATGAGTATGACCGAGGAGCAGTTACAACTCGAAGTGAATCGTATGGTGGAAGTCAGTATTCACTCACTATCAACGAAACTTTACGAcggttttcaatatttcacaaacgggatactttaa
- the LOC659606 gene encoding transmembrane and ubiquitin-like domain-containing protein 1 has product MPLIDGIGDEVTHFFIALLVMLVVSLAWWTTSISEQRHVQTVWLLDRRRHRPPRRLTNHTHAVTIAEGTTSPAEPPKPPEPGSSSEDDRSRIVEAMDEGAPERGPAGPTPKTDITIKLKYINDDLKLVDGKLQELLGDFKKRHFHVELASNKLVRLIFNGQVLQQDTKTLEGCGLFDNCVVHCLIHQRRPAPGEESQESRSEQSHNPRPNLNNNNNQGRDWDLGNFLFAIISFTLLSAWYFRYVYAHLYTVTATVGLILMTGVFTIVLFGFYFPDHEHIPQRGGETAH; this is encoded by the exons ATGCCCCTGATTGATGGTATCGGCGATGAAGTGACGCATTTTTTTATCGCACTGTTGGTAATGTTAGTCG TGTCTTTAGCCTGGTGGACGACAAGCATTTCGGAGCAAAGACACGTCCAGACCGTGTGGCTGCTGGACCGCCGCCGGCACAGGCCGCCACGCAGGCTCACCAACCACACGCATGCCGTCACAATAGCCGAAG GCACAACCAGTCCAGCGGAGCCCCCCAAGCCCCCCGAGCCAGGCTCGAGCTCCGAGGACGACCGCAGCCGCATTGTGGAGGCCATGGACGAGGGGGCCCCCGAAAGGGGCCCCGCGGGGCCCACCCCCAAAACCGACATCACAATCAAGCTTAAATACATCAACGACGACCTCAAATTGGTCGACGGCAAGTTGCAGGAACTATTAGGcgattttaaaaa GCGCCACTTTCACGTGGAGTTGGCCTCCAATAAGCTCGTGCGCCTCATCTTCAACGGCCAGGTGCTCCAACAGGACACCAAAACGCTAGAAGGTTGCGGACTTTTTGACAACTGTGTCGTCCACTGTCTCATCCACCAGCGAAGACCAGCCCCCGGGGAAGAGTCGCAAGAATCCCGCAGCGAACAATCCCACAATCCCCGCCCAAAtcttaataataacaataatcaaGGGCGGGATTGGGATCTAGGGAATTTTCTTTTTGCCATTATTAGTTTTACACTACTGTCAGCCTGGTATTTCAG GTACGTTTATGCTCATTTGTATACGGTTACGGCCACAGTGGGGCTCATTTTAATGACGGGTGTTTTCACAATTGTACTTTTCGGGTTTTATTTCCCCGACCATGAGCACATACCGCAACGGGGCGGCGAGACGGCTCATTAA
- the fwd gene encoding phosphatidylinositol 4-kinase beta isoform X2, producing MSEVQQQPMAAHVKRPKFVGCKDTTVPSVHGRPNNHLNNKIRLSNHQRNLSLDFRSMGILLPPVAQITSSTSPHLTLHHRNRSLDSALQRIPEVDVTPSPECEPTVVVVVPPIVDPKTTRDELASLGSDDSGILCGSDSGSSDTSTTTRESSVDETKAECCITPTTTLSQSNETSKGFGMLRLLESKVFDVSMAMHYLFKSKEPGVQSYIANKMFSFDDGEVDFYLPQLVCMYIQMHDVAEVIHPYLIHRCRKSIDFSLKCAWLLDAYSSDASVPSKKKPLGIKLRNLILSDELRPKDHKTPIMVSTTFSTLHSTTTKKSHQRSQSDASALGTRRPSTTDKRLCMGDLTSGRAFDNGCTCFDSCRGVVNDLRGKKTECTCSAPRLAPELEFMKALISIGKLLSSIPTKEAKTTRLVAELTTLNLNLPARVWLPLATTPHHIVRIPPQVGAVLNSKDKAPYIIYVEVVEVDDLHTSIVTPKIWPTLRHTKSEENLGDTTSLSAFSMCGGLCDDTDPDWSQEDDEISQQYTQLKRIADRDTLSQMSQESSDSREPPMWIAAGEIRRRLSDSIHEEKNKQFTHDPQDPSAAVLKEPWHDKERRIRECSPYGHLTSWTLLSVIVKCGDDLRQELMASQLLQMFQKIWEMEHVPLWVHPYRILCLSNDSGLIEPILNTVSLHQIKKHRQLSLLEYFINEYGPITCEEFLTAQKNFVQSCAAYCLFCYLIQVKDRHNGNILLKSDGHLIHIDFGFILSMSPKNLGFETSPFKLTAEFVEVMGGDQSDMFEYFKILILQGLVAARKHMDMIVPLVEIMRSGSQLPCFKSGAATVQNLKNRFHMSMTEEQLQLEVNRMVEVSIHSLSTKLYDGFQYFTNGIL from the exons ATGAGCGAAGTACAACAACAACCCATGGCGGCCCACGTAAAACGGCCAAAATTCGTTGGGTGTAAAGATACAACAGTACCATCAGTCCATGGACGACCCAACAACCATCTCAATAACAAGATCAGACTAAGCAATCATCAAAGGAATTTGAGTTTGGACTTTAG gtcGATGGGTATTTTGCTCCCTCCTGTCGCCCAGATAACGTCTTCCACCTCCCCCCACCTCACCCTTCACCATCGCAATCGCAGTCTTGATTCGGCCCTTCAGCGTATTCCCGAAGTGGACGTTACACCAAGTCCCGAATGTGAACCGACTGTTGTTGTAGTTGTACCACCGATAGTCGACCCCAAAACAACACGTGATGAACTTGCCAGTTTGGGGTCGGATGATTCGGGTATATTGTGTGGAAGTGATTCGGGTTCAAGCGATACAAGTACAACAACGCGTGAATCAAGCGTTGACGAGACGAAAGCCGAGTGTTGTATAACACCAACAACAACACTATCACAATCCAATGAAACGAGTAAAGGATTTGGAATGTTGAGATTATTGGAGAGTAAAGTGTTTGATGTGTCAATGGCAATGCATTATCTGTTTAAAAGTAAAGAACCAGGTGTGCAAAGTTATATAGCGAATAAGATGTTTAGTTTTGATGATGGAGAAGTGGATTTTTATTTGCCACAattggtttgtatgtatataCAAATGCACGACGTGGCTGAAGTTATACATCCGTATCTTATACATAG GTGTAGAAAATCGATCGACTTTTCGCTAAAATGTGCCTGGCTTTTGGACGCCTATAGTTCTGATGCTTCAGTACCATCGAAAAAGAAACCACTCGGCATCAAACTTCGTAATCTTATACTTTCCGACGAACTTCGACCCAAAGACCATAAAACACCCATCATGGTCTCTACCACCTTTAGCACTCTACATTCAACAACTACGAAAAAATCACATCAACGTTCACAAAGCGACGCTTCAGCCCTTGGTACACGACGCCCTTCAACCACCGACAAACGCCTCTGTATGGGCGACCTCACCTCCGGTCGTGCCTTTGACAACGGATGCACATGTTTCGACAGTTGCAGAGGCGTCGTCAATGACCTACGAGGCAAAAAGACTGAATGCACGTGCTCG GCTCCTAGACTCGCCCCCGAGCTTGAATTTATGAAAGCGCTGATTTCAATCGGTAAATTACTGTCTTCTATACCGACCAAGGAAGCAAAAACTACAAGATTAGTAGCGGAATTAACGACacttaatttgaatttgccgGCTCGTGTTTGGTTACCCCTAGCAACGACCCCACATCACATTGTTAGGATACCGCCACAAGTTGGCGCCGTCTTAAATTCCAAAGATAAGGCACCTTATATTATCTATGTCGAAGTGGTGGAAGTTGATGATTTGCATACGTCAATTGTTACACCAAAAATATGGCCAACGTTACGTCACACAAAATCTGAGGAAAATTTAGGTGATACGACCTCATTATCGGCGTTTAGTATGTGTGGGGGTTTGTGTGATGATACTGACCCCGATTGGAGTCAGGAGGATGATGAAATATCGCAACAG tatacGCAATTGAAACGTATAGCTGATCGCGATACGTTGTCGCAAATGTCACAAGAATCGAGTGATTCGAGGGAACCCCCGATGTGGATAGCAGCCGGGGAAATACGCAGACGTTTGTCTGATTCAATTCAtgaggaaaaaaataaacagttcACCCATGATCCTCAGGATCCTTCTGCCGCAGTGCTGAAGGAACCATGGCATGATAAGGAGAGACGTATTCGTGAATGTAGCCCATATGGGCATTTGACATCATGGACGCTACTGTCAGTGATAGTGAAATGTGGCGATGATTTGCGTCAGGAATTAATGGCATCGCAACTTTTACAAATGTTCCAGAAAATATGGGAGATGGAACATGTACCATTATGGGTGCACCCATATCGCATACTTTGTCTATCAAATGATAGTGGGTTGATTGAACCCATTTTGAATACTGTCTCACTCcatcaaatcaaaaaacatcGACAATTGTCACTGTTGGAGTACTTTATCAATGAGTATGGACCAATAACGTGTGAGGAATTTTTGACAGCTCAGAAAAATTTCGTACAAAGTTGTGCCGCCTATTGTCTCTTTTGTTATTTGATACAAGTGAAAGATCGACATaatggaaatattttgttgaaaagtGATGGTCATTTAATTCATATCGATTTCGGTTTTATACTGAGTATGTCACCGAAAAATTTAGGATTCGAAACGTCGCCGTTTAAATTAACGGCTGAGTTTGTTGAAGTCATGGGTGGTGATCAGTCGGATATGTTTGAgtattttaagattttaattttgcaaggATTGGTCGCTGCAAGGAAACATATGGATATGATTGTTCCATTGGTCGAGATTATGAGATCAG GTTCGCAATTGCCGTGTTTTAAATCGGGCGCAGCGACTGTCCAGAATTTGAAGAACCGTTTCCACATGAGTATGACCGAGGAGCAGTTACAACTCGAAGTGAATCGTATGGTGGAAGTCAGTATTCACTCACTATCAACGAAACTTTACGAcggttttcaatatttcacaaacgggatactttaa
- the fwd gene encoding phosphatidylinositol 4-kinase beta isoform X1 gives MSEVQQQPMAAHVKRPKFVGCKDTTVPSVHGRPNNHLNNKIRLSNHQRNLSLDFRSMGILLPPVAQITSSTSPHLTLHHRNRSLDSALQRIPEVDVTPSPECEPTVVVVVPPIVDPKTTRDELASLGSDDSGILCGSDSGSSDTSTTTRESSVDETKAECCITPTTTLSQSNETSKGFGMLRLLESKVFDVSMAMHYLFKSKEPGVQSYIANKMFSFDDGEVDFYLPQLVCMYIQMHDVAEVIHPYLIHRCRKSIDFSLKCAWLLDAYSSDASVPSKKKPLGIKLRNLILSDELRPKDHKTPIMVSTTFSTLHSTTTKKSHQRSQSDASALGTRRPSTTDKRLCMGDLTSGRAFDNGCTCFDSCRGVVNDLRGKKTECTCSAPRLAPELEFMKALISIGKLLSSIPTKEAKTTRLVAELTTLNLNLPARVWLPLATTPHHIVRIPPQVGAVLNSKDKAPYIIYVEVVEVDDLHTSIVTPKIWPTLRHTKSEENLGDTTSLSAFSMCGGLCDDTDPDWSQEDDEISQQVIFGLQHEASECLKLYIFFQYTQLKRIADRDTLSQMSQESSDSREPPMWIAAGEIRRRLSDSIHEEKNKQFTHDPQDPSAAVLKEPWHDKERRIRECSPYGHLTSWTLLSVIVKCGDDLRQELMASQLLQMFQKIWEMEHVPLWVHPYRILCLSNDSGLIEPILNTVSLHQIKKHRQLSLLEYFINEYGPITCEEFLTAQKNFVQSCAAYCLFCYLIQVKDRHNGNILLKSDGHLIHIDFGFILSMSPKNLGFETSPFKLTAEFVEVMGGDQSDMFEYFKILILQGLVAARKHMDMIVPLVEIMRSGSQLPCFKSGAATVQNLKNRFHMSMTEEQLQLEVNRMVEVSIHSLSTKLYDGFQYFTNGIL, from the exons ATGAGCGAAGTACAACAACAACCCATGGCGGCCCACGTAAAACGGCCAAAATTCGTTGGGTGTAAAGATACAACAGTACCATCAGTCCATGGACGACCCAACAACCATCTCAATAACAAGATCAGACTAAGCAATCATCAAAGGAATTTGAGTTTGGACTTTAG gtcGATGGGTATTTTGCTCCCTCCTGTCGCCCAGATAACGTCTTCCACCTCCCCCCACCTCACCCTTCACCATCGCAATCGCAGTCTTGATTCGGCCCTTCAGCGTATTCCCGAAGTGGACGTTACACCAAGTCCCGAATGTGAACCGACTGTTGTTGTAGTTGTACCACCGATAGTCGACCCCAAAACAACACGTGATGAACTTGCCAGTTTGGGGTCGGATGATTCGGGTATATTGTGTGGAAGTGATTCGGGTTCAAGCGATACAAGTACAACAACGCGTGAATCAAGCGTTGACGAGACGAAAGCCGAGTGTTGTATAACACCAACAACAACACTATCACAATCCAATGAAACGAGTAAAGGATTTGGAATGTTGAGATTATTGGAGAGTAAAGTGTTTGATGTGTCAATGGCAATGCATTATCTGTTTAAAAGTAAAGAACCAGGTGTGCAAAGTTATATAGCGAATAAGATGTTTAGTTTTGATGATGGAGAAGTGGATTTTTATTTGCCACAattggtttgtatgtatataCAAATGCACGACGTGGCTGAAGTTATACATCCGTATCTTATACATAG GTGTAGAAAATCGATCGACTTTTCGCTAAAATGTGCCTGGCTTTTGGACGCCTATAGTTCTGATGCTTCAGTACCATCGAAAAAGAAACCACTCGGCATCAAACTTCGTAATCTTATACTTTCCGACGAACTTCGACCCAAAGACCATAAAACACCCATCATGGTCTCTACCACCTTTAGCACTCTACATTCAACAACTACGAAAAAATCACATCAACGTTCACAAAGCGACGCTTCAGCCCTTGGTACACGACGCCCTTCAACCACCGACAAACGCCTCTGTATGGGCGACCTCACCTCCGGTCGTGCCTTTGACAACGGATGCACATGTTTCGACAGTTGCAGAGGCGTCGTCAATGACCTACGAGGCAAAAAGACTGAATGCACGTGCTCG GCTCCTAGACTCGCCCCCGAGCTTGAATTTATGAAAGCGCTGATTTCAATCGGTAAATTACTGTCTTCTATACCGACCAAGGAAGCAAAAACTACAAGATTAGTAGCGGAATTAACGACacttaatttgaatttgccgGCTCGTGTTTGGTTACCCCTAGCAACGACCCCACATCACATTGTTAGGATACCGCCACAAGTTGGCGCCGTCTTAAATTCCAAAGATAAGGCACCTTATATTATCTATGTCGAAGTGGTGGAAGTTGATGATTTGCATACGTCAATTGTTACACCAAAAATATGGCCAACGTTACGTCACACAAAATCTGAGGAAAATTTAGGTGATACGACCTCATTATCGGCGTTTAGTATGTGTGGGGGTTTGTGTGATGATACTGACCCCGATTGGAGTCAGGAGGATGATGAAATATCGCAACAGGTAATTTTTGGTTTACAGCACGAGGCAAGTGAGTGCCTCaaactatatattttttttcagtatacGCAATTGAAACGTATAGCTGATCGCGATACGTTGTCGCAAATGTCACAAGAATCGAGTGATTCGAGGGAACCCCCGATGTGGATAGCAGCCGGGGAAATACGCAGACGTTTGTCTGATTCAATTCAtgaggaaaaaaataaacagttcACCCATGATCCTCAGGATCCTTCTGCCGCAGTGCTGAAGGAACCATGGCATGATAAGGAGAGACGTATTCGTGAATGTAGCCCATATGGGCATTTGACATCATGGACGCTACTGTCAGTGATAGTGAAATGTGGCGATGATTTGCGTCAGGAATTAATGGCATCGCAACTTTTACAAATGTTCCAGAAAATATGGGAGATGGAACATGTACCATTATGGGTGCACCCATATCGCATACTTTGTCTATCAAATGATAGTGGGTTGATTGAACCCATTTTGAATACTGTCTCACTCcatcaaatcaaaaaacatcGACAATTGTCACTGTTGGAGTACTTTATCAATGAGTATGGACCAATAACGTGTGAGGAATTTTTGACAGCTCAGAAAAATTTCGTACAAAGTTGTGCCGCCTATTGTCTCTTTTGTTATTTGATACAAGTGAAAGATCGACATaatggaaatattttgttgaaaagtGATGGTCATTTAATTCATATCGATTTCGGTTTTATACTGAGTATGTCACCGAAAAATTTAGGATTCGAAACGTCGCCGTTTAAATTAACGGCTGAGTTTGTTGAAGTCATGGGTGGTGATCAGTCGGATATGTTTGAgtattttaagattttaattttgcaaggATTGGTCGCTGCAAGGAAACATATGGATATGATTGTTCCATTGGTCGAGATTATGAGATCAG GTTCGCAATTGCCGTGTTTTAAATCGGGCGCAGCGACTGTCCAGAATTTGAAGAACCGTTTCCACATGAGTATGACCGAGGAGCAGTTACAACTCGAAGTGAATCGTATGGTGGAAGTCAGTATTCACTCACTATCAACGAAACTTTACGAcggttttcaatatttcacaaacgggatactttaa
- the LOC661620 gene encoding protein disulfide-isomerase A3: protein MTITSKSVRNVKIPVMWPLLLLLLLQHIRPAHPSDAHVLSLSDTNFHRQLRLNPTLLVQFFIPWSGMCQKTRPHFARAAHILSTNQIPVTLAKIDCSGRGRTTCTQKNITYPFPVFHFYRNGSFVKEYTGSRDARSIVKFMRVQVVPNPVELVDFEHFRQFIEGQDDVIVVGFFEEETKLRRIFFRVAEEMKESMIFAYSSCEKVILKQGVSNGIVVFRPKSLHNQYEPERVLFTGRSIIGEIKNFITRNYHGLIGHRTPNNRHDFPNPLVIVYHTIDYHSGGTELNYWRYRLIKIAHKYQNFVKIATSATDDFEDEISDLRTDNLTPTNPLVVAFDLENQKYVMVEPFTTSTFDNFVQNFINRKLTPYYRSKPIPKENDGPVIIAVTQNFNHTVTNNGKDTLLDLYTPWSLKCQKFVPVLREVAELLEHEDVAFVRMDAVENQVPEVFNEKGIPNIFWLAKNRKRGPVVYEGERSAEEVVKFVAKKATKELKNYDRKGNPKDDRDEL from the coding sequence ATGACAATAACCTCAAAATCAGTTCGAAACGTCAAAATTCCCGTCATGTGGCCCCTCCTCTTGCTCCTCCTCCTCCAGCACATCCGTCCCGCCCATCCCTCCGACGCGCACGTCCTCAGCCTATCCGACACCAACTTCCACCGCCAGCTCCGCCTCAACCCCACCCTGCTCGTCCAGTTCTTCATTCCGTGGAGCGGCATGTGCCAAAAGACCCGCCCCCATTTCGCACGCGCCGCCCACATTCTATCCACCAACCAAATCCCCGTAACTCTCGCAAAAATCGACTGTTCTGGAAGGGGTCGCACGACATGTACCCAAAAAAACATCACCTACCCCTTTCCCGTGTTCCACTTCTACCGTAACGGAAGCTTCGTCAAGGAGTACACCGGGTCTAGAGATGCCCGCAGTATTGTGAAATTTATGCGCGTTCAAGTGGTGCCAAATCCGGTCGAGTTGGTGGATTTTGAGCACTTTCGGCAGTTTATTGAAGGGCAGGATGATGTAATTGTTGTGGGTTTTTTCGAAGAGGAGACGAAGCTACGGAGGATTTTTTTCCGTGTCGCGGAGGAGATGAAAGAGAGTATGATTTTTGCGTACTCTAGTTGTGAGAAGGTGATTTTGAAGCAAGGTGTTAGTAATGGGATTGTGGTTTTTCGGCCAAAAAGTCTCCACAATCAGTATGAACCAGAACGGGTACTTTTCACAGGGAGGAGTATCATTGGGgagataaaaaattttattacacggAACTACCACGGTTTAATTGGCCACAGAACGCCCAACAATCGACACGATTTTCCCAACCCTTTGGTCATCGTCTACCACACAATCGACTATCACTCCGGTGGTACCGAATTAAATTACTGGCGCTATCGTTTGATTAAAATCGCCCATAAGTACCAAAACTTCGTCAAAATCGCCACAAGTGCTACCGACGATTTCGAAGACGAAATTTCCGACCTCCGGACCGATAACCTCACCCCCACTAACCCCCTGGTTGTGGCATTTGACCTCGAGAACCAAAAATACGTCATGGTGGAACCTTTCACCACCTCAACTTTTGATAACTTCGTCCAGAACTTCATCAACCGGAAACTGACTCCCTACTATCGCTCCAAACCCATCCCCAAGGAAAACGACGGTCCTGTGATCATTGCCGTCACCCAGAACTTCAACCACACGGTGACCAACAACGGCAAAGACACGCTTCTCGATTTGTACACTCCGTGGAGTCTCAAATGCCAGAAGTTTGTTCCGGTTTTGCGTGAAGTTGCCGAGCTTTTGGAGCACGAAGATGTGGCTTTTGTCCGAATGGATGCCGTGGAGAATCAAGTGCCTGAAGTGTTCAACGAGAAAGGGATACCGAATATTTTCTGGTTGGCCAAGAACAGGAAAAGGGGGCCGGTGGTGTACGAGGGGGAGAGGAGTGCCGAGGAAGTTGTCAAGTTTGTGGCGAAGAAGGCGACCAAAGAGTTGAAGAATTATGATAGGAAGGGGAATCCCAAGGATGATCGAGACgagttgtaa